CCACTTCATGTACTATTATAAAGCCCACAAACACGATACATGTACCCGAAATCCataccataaatattttacattatttggCTCAATTGATAAAGCCAACTGGTGAACTGTtgcaaaagaaatttatttacgcTTTAAACACATTTACTCTTTCaaaaaatgaacaatttttgagaagaatgtttttttttcgggatAATCATTTGTAAGTGTTTGAATAATTTCCATCAGCGTATCATTCATCTCAAGTTGATTCTCCAATTGTTGCTGAATAACACTTTCTGATCTCACAATCTTGAGCTGTCCCTTGGAAGTGCTGAGCTTACGGAATGCCTTGGCCCGATTCTGTTTGCGAATGATCTGCTCGAGATTAGCGTGTTTCATTAGTATGGCATCTTCAATTTGCGCTTGGATTCTGGTATCTTTGGATGTGACTTCCGTGAGATCCGCTTGAATCTTTCGCAAAATGTAGATCATTTTTTCTATATTGCTGACAGAATCGACGATACGGTTATCCGCTAAGAATGCGATTTCATTTAGAATCGCCTTGGTTTTATTGCGTACTTCTTCAAGTTTTACTTGCGCCTGCGATGAATTCTTAAaccttttctttttggcaTCGATATGCTCCTTGACCGAAGCattcacaaatatttgctcCCGATGCATTACACAATGTTCTAAATCTTGAACTAATTTCTCTTGAGCACGCTTCAATTGACTGTGACGTATATTCATTCTGTGTATTTCGATTTTCATGGCGCCTATTTCACCATTTAACGATGACTCCGACTTGGACCAATTGATAGTTTCCTCAATTAACTTGTGTTTTGTTTCCCAAGACAATGCTTCTCGATGGCTGTCGAGCACCAAGTCTTTGTTGAGCtctatttcattttgcaaatcATTTATATccttttccaatttcaatgtgcCTGCTTCAGTGTCCTGAAATTCGAAATTATAGGATTTTCCTGTTcgttcaaattaaaataatttggacTACTAACCTTGAGTCTTTGGCTAAGCTCAGCTTGTTCATGTTCGTACTCGCTTTCTTCGGTGTCATGATTTTTGCgtttattgtaaattttctCGTTGAGCAGCTCCAATTTGGAGgtgaatttttgtatatctAGCTTTAGATCTCTGGTTTTGCTTTCTGATATCTCCAACTCTTGCTCAACTTTCAATGATTTTTGCTTTATGATTGACAATTCTGCAAAATATGTGAATGCATTAGTATTCAAATATCTATATCATACGGGAATTTCGTATCCTACTTACGTTTGCGGGTCACCTGAATCTCATGCAACTGATCACTTCGCTTATGCGTCAAGTTGACGTAATGATTCTGCAGCATTATCCAAAATTGTTGATGCTCCCTAATCTGATGTTCTCCAATGTGAATGGATTTCTCAATTTGTTTGATCTGTTTAAATATggtaatttaatatataaatatctctATTTACCGCAAATCTTACCTTTAATTCAGTTGGATTGCCAGTCTCATCCCCAAAGGCACTTTGGATCTCTTCGATTTGGCTATTTAACTTCTCGAATCGCTGCATTTTGATATCAATCTTAGTTTGCATTCGCTTCAGTTCGTCTTCCAGGCAATCGGATTTTTGTTCAGCCTTATTCAGATTCTCTTTGACAacatcattttcatttcgagaCTTGTAAAGTACTCCTCTTAACTGCTCCACATCCAGCATGGCTAGCGacaattgattttgaactTTCGACAGCGACAAATCGACACTTCGACGTTGCTCCTGCGCTTTGTTCAATAGCTTCAAGCG
This DNA window, taken from Drosophila nasuta strain 15112-1781.00 chromosome 2L, ASM2355853v1, whole genome shotgun sequence, encodes the following:
- the LOC132794658 gene encoding coiled-coil domain-containing protein 40, which produces MEDTEDQDSCDFANISDADPQPALEPEEMSILPPNHPLLRKFQQSLKEHLLRTKYKLENEITDIKYQVKQKEDRREAQGLALYDMQNKITYQEQQIKEISTQIDEHIEKRQEEEAAVEIIKKEYEEKVKLTRTQKSLYQTRMMELEDLQSLGSNIKQWAYDVEDEVKNAKRIVSRDAQLQKQLSEEKRKSDILFYRLDMEVKKKEAELESIIEDGAAIREVVNVLNMSIADANTDLEALQNEHKRLVQAWSEVIIAIQQRDKILFQVQDNIRKQKEAIKLSLNGVEAVKKQIAREMQLNKKLESFKQRMVDDMNTLSRDCQREAENLTGLQNKLDEFPDFLARTEADLQEATREGHKLMSEIRRLDFVLDKNHQKKFKTEEAILKLAQEQLITDKASGYRLKLLNKAQEQRRSVDLSLSKVQNQLSLAMLDVEQLRGVLYKSRNENDVVKENLNKAEQKSDCLEDELKRMQTKIDIKMQRFEKLNSQIEEIQSAFGDETGNPTELKIKQIEKSIHIGEHQIREHQQFWIMLQNHYVNLTHKRSDQLHEIQVTRKQLSIIKQKSLKVEQELEISESKTRDLKLDIQKFTSKLELLNEKIYNKRKNHDTEESEYEHEQAELSQRLKDTEAGTLKLEKDINDLQNEIELNKDLVLDSHREALSWETKHKLIEETINWSKSESSLNGEIGAMKIEIHRMNIRHSQLKRAQEKLVQDLEHCVMHREQIFVNASVKEHIDAKKKRFKNSSQAQVKLEEVRNKTKAILNEIAFLADNRIVDSVSNIEKMIYILRKIQADLTEVTSKDTRIQAQIEDAILMKHANLEQIIRKQNRAKAFRKLSTSKGQLKIVRSESVIQQQLENQLEMNDTLMEIIQTLTNDYPEKKTFFSKIVHFLKE